One region of Synechococcus elongatus PCC 11801 genomic DNA includes:
- the cbiB gene encoding adenosylcobinamide-phosphate synthase CbiB, producing MMSASLTAIAVLGLAALLDYGVGDPWGWPHPVQSLGWVIARWRDWTFRWLKSPIAQRISGVVLTIVLVAGSAIASWAVFDAIARWSPLLSAGLQVILLASCFAGRSLREAAAEVLKPLVANDLPAARIALSRYVGRDTDQLSATEIQRAVLETVTENATDGVLAPLFYAGLSAVLGLGPVPLAIAYKAASTLDSMVGYRRPPYTHLGWFPARSEDVWTWLPCRCVVLTIAILSGRPQQVWQICCRDAPADPSPNAGWSEAAYAAALGVQVGGDNHYQGQIVSKPLLGDPVRSLDTTVIQQALRLTRIAFLLWLAVITVLLLLQGR from the coding sequence ATGATGTCTGCGTCACTGACGGCGATCGCGGTCTTGGGGCTGGCGGCTCTGCTGGACTATGGCGTGGGCGATCCCTGGGGCTGGCCGCATCCGGTGCAATCCTTGGGTTGGGTGATTGCTCGCTGGCGCGACTGGACGTTTCGCTGGCTGAAATCTCCGATCGCTCAGCGGATCTCAGGCGTGGTCCTGACGATTGTTCTAGTGGCTGGTAGCGCGATCGCCAGTTGGGCAGTCTTTGACGCGATTGCTCGTTGGTCGCCACTCCTCTCGGCAGGATTACAGGTGATTCTGCTGGCGAGTTGTTTCGCCGGTCGGAGTCTGCGCGAGGCGGCGGCAGAAGTTCTGAAGCCTTTAGTGGCTAATGATTTGCCAGCAGCCAGAATCGCCCTGAGTCGCTATGTAGGTCGCGATACCGATCAGCTCTCGGCGACCGAGATTCAGCGAGCGGTGCTGGAAACTGTGACTGAAAACGCGACGGATGGCGTATTGGCACCGCTGTTCTATGCCGGACTGAGTGCAGTGCTAGGACTTGGCCCTGTCCCTTTAGCGATCGCCTACAAAGCCGCCAGCACTCTGGACTCAATGGTGGGTTATCGCCGTCCGCCCTATACCCATCTTGGTTGGTTCCCAGCTCGCAGCGAAGATGTCTGGACTTGGCTACCCTGCCGCTGCGTGGTGCTGACGATCGCGATCCTCAGCGGTCGACCTCAGCAAGTCTGGCAAATCTGTTGCCGCGATGCACCAGCGGATCCCAGTCCTAATGCGGGTTGGAGTGAAGCAGCCTATGCAGCGGCCCTCGGTGTGCAAGTCGGTGGCGACAACCACTACCAAGGCCAAATTGTCTCGAAGCCACTATTGGGGGATCCGGTGCGATCGCTGGACACCACGGTGATTCAGCAAGCCTTGCGTCTGACCCGCATCGCTTTCCTGTTGTGGTTGGCGGTAATTACGGTTTTGCTCCTGCTTCAAGGGCGCTGA
- a CDS encoding VOC family protein has product MHHVSIRTANIHRAIAFYELLGFQVCERFTAGYTLACWMEGLGGRIELLQVPQPQPAADAFHDEHYTGYYHLSFDLTEQTPNLSQWLDGFQARLQAQGEDLAPVLLTPRQQQIGSTIYEVMFLADRDGLPLEFLRLQARLASSD; this is encoded by the coding sequence ATGCATCACGTCTCGATCCGAACAGCCAATATCCATCGCGCGATCGCCTTCTACGAACTTCTAGGATTTCAGGTTTGCGAGCGCTTCACTGCCGGCTACACCTTGGCTTGCTGGATGGAAGGTTTGGGCGGCCGCATCGAACTCCTGCAAGTCCCCCAACCCCAACCTGCCGCTGATGCCTTCCACGACGAGCACTACACCGGCTACTACCATCTCTCCTTTGACCTGACTGAGCAGACGCCAAATCTTAGTCAGTGGCTGGATGGGTTTCAGGCCAGACTACAGGCTCAGGGCGAAGACCTAGCCCCAGTGTTGCTGACTCCGCGCCAGCAACAGATTGGAAGCACTATCTACGAAGTGATGTTTTTGGCCGATCGCGATGGTCTGCCGCTGGAATTTCTGCGCCTGCAGGCCCGCCTCGCCTCATCTGACTGA
- the fba gene encoding class II fructose-bisphosphate aldolase (catalyzes the reversible aldol condensation of dihydroxyacetonephosphate and glyceraldehyde 3-phosphate in the Calvin cycle, glycolysis, and/or gluconeogenesis) — protein MALVPLRLMLDHAAENEYGIPAFNVNNLEQVQSILQAADETDSPVILQASRGARSYAGENFLRHLILAAVETYPHIPIAMHQDHGNSPATCYSAIKNGFTSVMMDGSLEADAKTPASYEYNVEVTRQVVDVAHSIGVSVEGELGCLGSLETGKGEAEDGHGFEGTLDHSQLLTDPDQAVDFVEKTQVDALAVAIGTSHGAYKFTRKPTGEILAISRIEEIHRRLPNTHLVMHGSSSVPQELLELINEYGGQIPETYGVPVEEIQKAIKLGVRKINIDTDNRLAFTAAVREAAAKDPSNFDPRHFNKPAIKYMKQVCVDRYVAFNTAGQASKIKQEGLDEFAAKYAKGELRAQTKVFA, from the coding sequence ATGGCGCTCGTACCCTTGCGGCTCATGCTTGATCATGCAGCTGAGAACGAATACGGCATTCCTGCTTTCAACGTCAACAACCTGGAGCAGGTTCAGTCGATTCTGCAAGCGGCAGACGAAACTGATAGCCCTGTCATTCTGCAAGCGTCTCGGGGTGCCCGTAGCTACGCTGGCGAAAACTTCTTGCGCCACCTGATTCTGGCGGCTGTGGAAACCTACCCCCACATCCCCATCGCCATGCACCAAGACCATGGCAACAGCCCGGCCACTTGCTACTCCGCCATCAAAAACGGCTTCACCAGCGTGATGATGGACGGCTCTTTGGAAGCCGACGCTAAAACCCCTGCAAGCTACGAGTACAACGTCGAAGTGACCCGCCAAGTGGTGGATGTGGCTCACTCGATCGGCGTCAGCGTCGAAGGCGAACTGGGTTGCTTGGGCTCCTTGGAAACCGGCAAAGGCGAAGCAGAAGACGGCCACGGCTTTGAAGGCACTCTCGATCATTCGCAACTGCTGACCGACCCCGACCAAGCGGTTGACTTCGTCGAAAAAACGCAAGTTGACGCCCTGGCCGTTGCGATCGGTACCAGCCACGGTGCTTACAAATTCACCCGCAAACCGACGGGCGAAATCTTGGCAATCAGCCGCATCGAAGAAATCCACCGTCGTCTGCCCAACACCCACTTGGTGATGCACGGTTCTTCGTCGGTGCCCCAAGAGTTGCTGGAACTGATCAACGAGTACGGCGGTCAAATTCCGGAAACCTACGGCGTTCCCGTCGAAGAGATCCAAAAAGCGATCAAACTCGGCGTCCGCAAAATCAACATCGACACCGACAACCGCTTGGCCTTCACGGCTGCGGTTCGTGAAGCAGCGGCCAAAGACCCCAGCAACTTTGACCCCCGCCACTTCAACAAACCGGCGATCAAGTACATGAAACAAGTGTGCGTCGATCGCTACGTGGCCTTCAACACCGCTGGCCAAGCTAGCAAGATCAAGCAAGAAGGTTTGGATGAGTTCGCAGCAAAATACGCCAAAGGCGAACTGCGCGCTCAAACCAAAGTGTTTGCCTAA
- the ftsH4 gene encoding ATP-dependent zinc metalloprotease FtsH produces the protein MAIKENPTRPSRNRIISLVLFGVGLFFLLIGLIPGVGSPQVSRVPYSLFIDQVNDGLVARAYITQEQIRYQLKDDVEGKAGDVLSTTPIFDLELPQRLEQKGVEFAAAPPQKGNFFTTLLGWIIPPLIFIGVLQFFAARQARNGPQGALSFTKSRAKVYVEGDDTRTTFGDVAGVEEAKAELQEIVDFLKTPERYLNIGARIPKGVLLVGPPGTGKTLLAKAVAGEARVPFFSISGSEFVELFVGAGAARVRDLFEQAKQKAPCIVFIDELDAIGKSRASGNFMGGNDEREQTLNQLLTEMDGFSADGATVIVLAATNRPETLDPALLRPGRFDRQVLVDRPDLAGRKAILDIYGRKVKLDPEVDLQAIAVRTSGFAGADLANLINEAALLAARNGRTQVAQADLNEAIERVVAGLEKKSRVLNENEKRIVAYHEVGHAIVGALMPGGSKVAKISIVPRGMAALGYTLQLPTEDRFLLSAEELKGQIATLLGGRSAEEIIFGSITTGASNDLQRATDVAEQMVTTYGMSQVLGPLAFDKGGGNNFLGGEGMNPRRRVSDETAKAIDAEVKQLVDEGHEQALAILQRNRDLLEEIAQRILDVEVIEGEELQALLQRAELPELQPA, from the coding sequence ATGGCCATCAAGGAGAATCCCACGCGGCCCAGCCGCAATCGCATTATCAGCCTGGTTTTGTTTGGCGTGGGTCTATTCTTTCTGCTGATTGGATTGATCCCCGGTGTGGGCAGTCCACAGGTGTCTCGGGTGCCCTACAGCTTGTTCATCGATCAGGTGAATGATGGTTTGGTAGCCCGTGCCTACATCACCCAGGAACAGATTCGCTATCAACTCAAGGATGATGTTGAGGGTAAGGCTGGCGATGTCCTGAGCACAACGCCGATCTTTGACTTAGAACTCCCGCAACGACTGGAACAAAAAGGGGTTGAGTTTGCCGCCGCCCCGCCCCAGAAAGGGAACTTCTTCACAACCTTGCTGGGCTGGATTATTCCACCCCTGATCTTTATCGGGGTCTTGCAATTTTTTGCTGCTCGTCAAGCCCGCAACGGCCCACAGGGAGCGCTTTCCTTTACCAAGAGTCGCGCCAAGGTCTACGTCGAGGGTGATGATACCCGTACCACCTTCGGTGATGTTGCAGGGGTTGAAGAAGCCAAGGCAGAGCTACAGGAAATTGTTGATTTCCTGAAAACCCCCGAACGCTACCTCAACATTGGCGCCCGCATCCCCAAAGGGGTGCTGCTCGTGGGGCCGCCAGGGACGGGTAAAACCCTGCTGGCCAAGGCCGTCGCTGGCGAAGCGCGAGTGCCGTTCTTCTCCATTTCGGGCTCTGAATTTGTTGAACTGTTCGTTGGGGCGGGCGCTGCTCGGGTCCGCGACCTGTTTGAACAAGCCAAACAAAAGGCTCCCTGTATCGTCTTCATCGACGAATTGGATGCAATCGGCAAGTCCCGTGCCAGCGGCAACTTTATGGGGGGCAATGACGAACGCGAGCAGACCCTCAACCAGTTGCTGACCGAGATGGATGGCTTCTCAGCGGATGGAGCCACCGTCATTGTCCTAGCGGCCACCAACCGACCGGAAACCCTCGATCCAGCCCTGTTGCGACCGGGTCGTTTCGATCGCCAAGTCCTGGTTGATCGTCCTGACTTGGCTGGGCGGAAGGCCATCCTCGACATCTATGGCCGCAAGGTCAAGCTCGATCCTGAGGTCGATCTGCAAGCGATCGCAGTACGCACGTCTGGGTTTGCAGGTGCTGATCTAGCCAACCTGATCAACGAAGCGGCACTCCTCGCCGCGCGTAATGGTCGCACCCAAGTGGCGCAAGCCGACCTCAACGAAGCAATCGAGCGGGTAGTCGCCGGCCTTGAGAAGAAGAGCCGTGTACTCAACGAGAACGAAAAACGGATCGTTGCCTATCACGAAGTCGGGCATGCGATTGTCGGCGCTTTGATGCCTGGAGGCAGCAAAGTCGCCAAGATTTCGATCGTGCCTCGCGGCATGGCGGCCCTGGGCTATACCCTGCAACTACCGACGGAAGATCGCTTCTTGCTCAGTGCGGAGGAATTGAAAGGCCAGATTGCCACCCTTCTCGGTGGGCGATCGGCGGAAGAGATTATCTTCGGCAGCATCACCACCGGGGCATCAAATGACCTGCAGCGGGCTACGGATGTGGCTGAGCAAATGGTCACGACCTATGGCATGAGCCAAGTCCTAGGACCGCTGGCCTTCGATAAAGGAGGCGGTAACAATTTTCTCGGAGGGGAGGGGATGAATCCTCGTCGTCGGGTCAGTGATGAAACCGCCAAGGCAATCGATGCCGAGGTGAAGCAACTCGTAGACGAGGGCCATGAGCAAGCACTGGCCATTCTGCAACGTAATCGTGACCTCCTCGAGGAAATTGCCCAGCGCATCCTCGATGTGGAAGTGATTGAAGGCGAAGAACTGCAAGCCCTGCTTCAGCGCGCTGAACTGCCAGAACTCCAACCGGCGTAA
- a CDS encoding TPM domain-containing protein translates to MLTSWLPKLCAAIAALLLFIPAAPAHAFNNPELLPDSPTPIIDLARVLTDTQEQRLARELNQFEEETGWKLRVLTQFDRTPGLAVRDFWNLDERSVLLVADQRGGNLLNFNVGEAFYAFMPRTFWVELQTRYGNQFYVRDHGEDRAIFDSLHSIEGCLRQGGCSVVPGLPQEQWILTLVTSVLGGLVCGFTAHPRKPGQVIAWQWVLIFSPLWGILFIAFGIGPVITRTSDWLPLFRNVAGFLVGALGAYLIYQFRGANSSTPAQ, encoded by the coding sequence ATGTTGACCTCCTGGCTTCCGAAACTCTGTGCTGCGATCGCGGCGCTATTGCTATTCATCCCTGCTGCGCCAGCTCACGCCTTCAATAACCCGGAGCTGTTACCTGATAGCCCCACGCCCATCATCGATCTGGCTCGCGTTCTCACCGATACCCAAGAGCAACGCCTCGCGCGGGAACTCAACCAGTTTGAGGAGGAAACTGGCTGGAAGCTGCGGGTGCTGACGCAGTTCGATCGCACGCCGGGCCTCGCCGTGCGGGATTTTTGGAACCTAGATGAGCGCAGTGTCCTGCTGGTCGCAGATCAACGGGGCGGGAATTTACTCAACTTCAATGTCGGCGAAGCCTTCTACGCCTTTATGCCCCGTACCTTTTGGGTGGAGTTACAAACCCGCTACGGCAACCAGTTCTATGTGCGCGACCATGGCGAAGACCGAGCGATCTTCGACTCTCTACATTCCATCGAAGGGTGTCTCCGCCAAGGCGGGTGCAGTGTGGTGCCAGGACTCCCTCAAGAGCAATGGATCCTCACACTCGTCACCTCTGTTCTGGGCGGCTTGGTCTGTGGTTTTACAGCTCACCCCCGTAAGCCGGGCCAAGTCATTGCTTGGCAATGGGTTCTGATCTTTTCGCCGCTTTGGGGCATTCTGTTCATTGCCTTCGGCATTGGGCCGGTGATCACGCGGACTTCCGACTGGCTACCGCTATTCCGCAACGTCGCTGGTTTCTTGGTCGGGGCTTTAGGGGCTTATCTGATTTATCAATTCCGAGGTGCGAATTCCTCAACGCCAGCCCAGTAG
- a CDS encoding NAD(P)(+) transhydrogenase (Re/Si-specific) subunit beta has translation MRELWVQSSYLAATILFFLGLKQLGHPATARQGNYLGAAGMGLAVLGTAFHPDLHDPWLPLLAVGLGSVAGIVSAQKVVMTAMPQMVALLNGLGGAASALVAIAEYLRLAQVPMTTVHQLPTLIALILGLLIGGVTLSGSLVAFAKLQGLISGQPLTLPQHRLWSVLLLLGFVSGAVLFLVAPQAPTAFAVLSALAIATILLGLFFVAPVGGGDMPVVIALLNSLSGLAASAAGFAVNNNLLIIAGALVGASGLILTVIMCKAMNRSLTNVLFSGLVATASTGSGEAATAGDRNARQIDSEEGAMLLGYARSVVIVPGYGMAVAQAQHTVRELAEQLHRLGVEVKYAIHPVAGRMPGHMNVLLAEANVPYAQLYDLESINSEFEHTDVALVIGANDVVNPAARLDNSSPIYGMPILDVDRARQTIVIKRSMANGYAGIDNPLFYGDRTVMLFGSARDVVSQLVGAVKELI, from the coding sequence ATGCGAGAACTGTGGGTTCAAAGCAGCTATCTCGCTGCGACCATTCTTTTCTTTCTGGGCTTGAAGCAACTAGGCCATCCTGCCACGGCTCGCCAGGGCAATTATCTGGGGGCCGCTGGCATGGGCTTGGCGGTGCTGGGCACCGCCTTTCACCCAGATCTACATGATCCGTGGTTACCGCTCTTGGCCGTCGGTCTGGGCAGTGTGGCCGGCATTGTCTCCGCTCAGAAGGTGGTGATGACTGCCATGCCGCAGATGGTGGCCTTGCTCAATGGCTTGGGTGGAGCTGCCTCCGCCTTAGTGGCGATCGCAGAATACTTGCGCCTAGCGCAGGTGCCGATGACAACAGTGCACCAACTCCCAACTCTGATTGCCCTGATCCTGGGGCTGCTGATTGGCGGCGTCACCTTAAGCGGCAGCCTCGTCGCCTTCGCCAAGTTGCAAGGTTTAATCAGCGGTCAGCCCCTGACTTTGCCTCAGCATCGGCTGTGGAGTGTGCTGCTCCTGCTGGGCTTTGTGAGTGGTGCTGTGCTGTTCCTCGTTGCCCCCCAGGCACCTACTGCCTTCGCGGTTCTTAGCGCACTCGCGATCGCCACAATCCTGCTGGGGCTGTTTTTCGTGGCCCCTGTGGGTGGTGGCGATATGCCCGTGGTCATTGCGCTGCTCAACTCGTTGTCGGGTCTGGCAGCCAGTGCAGCTGGTTTTGCCGTCAACAACAATCTCCTGATCATCGCGGGTGCCCTCGTCGGCGCTTCGGGCTTGATCCTGACGGTGATTATGTGCAAAGCGATGAACCGATCGCTAACTAACGTTCTCTTCTCGGGGCTAGTAGCCACCGCTAGCACTGGCTCGGGAGAGGCAGCAACCGCAGGCGATCGCAATGCCCGGCAGATTGATTCTGAAGAAGGAGCGATGCTGCTGGGCTACGCCCGTTCAGTCGTGATTGTGCCGGGTTATGGCATGGCAGTGGCCCAAGCACAGCACACTGTCCGAGAGTTAGCTGAACAACTGCACCGTCTTGGTGTGGAAGTGAAGTATGCAATTCACCCCGTCGCTGGTCGGATGCCGGGACATATGAATGTCCTGCTGGCAGAGGCCAATGTCCCCTACGCTCAGCTCTACGACTTGGAGTCGATTAATTCCGAGTTTGAACACACGGATGTTGCCCTGGTGATCGGCGCCAATGATGTCGTCAATCCTGCCGCTCGCCTCGATAACAGCAGCCCGATTTATGGCATGCCGATTTTGGATGTCGATCGCGCCCGTCAAACGATTGTGATCAAGCGCAGTATGGCCAATGGCTATGCTGGCATCGACAATCCACTCTTCTACGGCGATCGCACCGTCATGCTCTTTGGCAGTGCCCGCGATGTTGTCTCTCAGCTTGTGGGTGCAGTCAAGGAATTGATTTAA
- a CDS encoding NAD(P) transhydrogenase subunit alpha — protein sequence MTITNWFAALFVFTLASFAGLEVINKVPPTLHTPLMSGANAISGIVLLGALTLLGGEGPPLLKGLAFAAAVLATVNVVGGFWVTDRMLAMFKARETK from the coding sequence ATGACTATCACCAACTGGTTTGCCGCTCTATTTGTCTTTACGTTGGCCAGCTTTGCGGGTCTCGAAGTCATCAACAAAGTACCGCCGACACTCCACACCCCCCTGATGTCGGGCGCCAATGCCATCTCCGGCATTGTCTTGCTAGGTGCTCTAACGCTCTTGGGTGGAGAAGGCCCACCACTTCTCAAAGGATTAGCTTTTGCAGCGGCTGTCTTGGCCACAGTGAATGTGGTGGGCGGCTTCTGGGTGACTGATCGCATGTTGGCGATGTTCAAAGCACGGGAGACGAAGTGA
- a CDS encoding NAD(P) transhydrogenase subunit alpha, protein MRSPVNCPAEGCFDNAAESRQQTVMKILIPCEPGLQERRVAMLPSQLARLKQLTGATIQVQSGAGRWLGLSDRDYQAAGAEVSDEIETLWREADLVLSIGPWSSEESTPLGWLKAGACLIGLLDPWSQTASLDRLAAQGVSALSLELIPRISRAQAMDVLSSQASIIGYRSVLLGATALGRYLPMLTTAAGTIPPAKVMVLGAGVAGLQAIATARRLGAVVSAFDVRQSAAEEVQSLGAKFIEVDLSESAEAGGGYAKQLNEDSMVRLRAGLLPHLQQADLIVTTAQVPGKPAPCLISATMVAQLQPGTVIVDAAAERGGNCELTSPGRDVDIDGVKVLGPTAIAAGLPHDASFLFGRNLLALLPLICHEGQLQLPLEDEIIAGCCVVTAGARRFPPQPKPMPVPEAV, encoded by the coding sequence ATGCGATCACCGGTCAACTGCCCAGCAGAAGGCTGTTTCGACAACGCGGCGGAATCCCGTCAGCAAACCGTAATGAAGATTTTGATTCCCTGTGAGCCGGGGCTGCAGGAGCGCCGTGTCGCCATGCTGCCCTCGCAGCTTGCCCGTCTCAAACAACTGACGGGCGCAACGATTCAAGTTCAAAGTGGAGCCGGCCGCTGGTTGGGGCTGAGCGATCGCGACTATCAAGCCGCTGGCGCTGAAGTCAGCGACGAGATCGAAACCCTGTGGCGTGAAGCCGATCTGGTTCTTTCGATCGGGCCTTGGAGTAGTGAGGAATCTACTCCCCTAGGCTGGCTCAAAGCTGGGGCTTGTTTGATAGGTCTGCTCGATCCTTGGTCACAAACCGCCAGTCTCGATCGCCTCGCTGCCCAGGGGGTTTCTGCGCTCAGCTTGGAACTGATTCCCCGTATCAGTCGGGCGCAGGCGATGGATGTCTTATCCTCCCAAGCCAGCATTATTGGCTACCGCAGCGTGCTTCTAGGGGCCACGGCTCTCGGACGCTATCTGCCCATGTTGACGACAGCCGCTGGTACCATTCCCCCTGCCAAAGTTATGGTGCTTGGTGCTGGGGTCGCTGGGTTACAGGCGATCGCCACAGCTCGCCGACTAGGAGCCGTCGTCAGTGCCTTTGATGTGCGCCAAAGTGCAGCTGAAGAGGTCCAAAGCCTCGGGGCGAAATTCATTGAAGTCGACTTGAGCGAGTCTGCTGAAGCTGGCGGTGGCTACGCCAAACAGCTCAATGAGGACAGCATGGTGCGACTGCGCGCTGGGCTTCTGCCCCATCTGCAGCAAGCCGACCTGATTGTGACTACAGCGCAAGTGCCGGGCAAGCCAGCTCCTTGCCTGATCTCGGCAACGATGGTGGCGCAACTCCAACCCGGGACGGTCATTGTCGATGCAGCAGCTGAACGCGGCGGCAACTGTGAACTGACTAGCCCCGGCCGCGACGTGGATATCGATGGGGTGAAAGTGCTGGGTCCCACGGCGATCGCAGCAGGACTTCCCCACGATGCCAGCTTCCTGTTCGGTCGAAACCTACTGGCCCTGCTTCCCCTGATCTGTCACGAAGGTCAGCTTCAACTTCCGCTGGAAGACGAGATCATCGCGGGCTGCTGCGTTGTCACTGCCGGTGCTCGACGTTTTCCACCGCAACCGAAGCCCATGCCTGTGCCGGAGGCTGTATGA
- a CDS encoding DUF2808 domain-containing protein gives MARSRLFPVAAAIACATGLAAVSVPPVLAQGLPGLTLRWNGNEGGFRELKYFLNSGTVGALDRYTLAIPGREIEQAIQQLTITYPTYYTGSFSDDKVSLRICRLGNVLSRTRCDEVVPLSDRDIDRDNGRIDFYPQAPIPAGTTLGVVFEGVINPNNPGMFQFNASALSPGDLPISRYLGSWIVTIDLRNN, from the coding sequence ATGGCTCGTTCTCGTCTATTCCCTGTCGCCGCTGCGATTGCCTGTGCAACGGGGCTGGCAGCTGTTTCCGTCCCGCCTGTGCTAGCGCAAGGCCTGCCGGGACTGACCCTGCGTTGGAATGGTAATGAAGGCGGATTTCGGGAGTTGAAATACTTCCTGAACAGTGGCACCGTCGGTGCGCTCGATCGCTACACCCTCGCGATTCCCGGTCGTGAAATTGAACAGGCGATTCAACAGCTGACGATTACCTATCCGACCTATTACACCGGCTCCTTTAGCGACGATAAAGTTTCCCTGCGCATCTGCCGACTGGGCAATGTTCTCTCGCGTACCCGTTGTGATGAAGTTGTTCCCCTCAGCGATCGCGATATCGATCGCGACAACGGTCGCATCGACTTCTACCCGCAGGCACCGATCCCGGCTGGCACGACCTTGGGTGTTGTCTTTGAAGGCGTGATCAACCCGAATAACCCGGGGATGTTCCAGTTCAACGCCTCGGCTTTGTCGCCCGGTGACTTGCCGATCAGTCGCTACTTGGGCAGCTGGATCGTCACGATCGATCTCCGTAACAACTAG
- the rpmH gene encoding 50S ribosomal protein L34, whose amino-acid sequence MTKRTLEGTNRKRKRTSGFRARMRSATGRRVIKARRSKGRARLAV is encoded by the coding sequence ATGACTAAGCGCACCCTCGAAGGAACCAACCGGAAGCGGAAGCGCACTTCTGGCTTCCGGGCGCGGATGCGCTCCGCCACCGGTCGTCGCGTGATTAAAGCTCGTCGCAGCAAAGGTCGGGCTCGTCTCGCTGTCTAA
- the rnpA gene encoding ribonuclease P protein component, with the protein MALPRCHRLRQRDRFPALYRGGRKLSTPSLLFRWLPQPESSASSRFAIVVSLKVHKRAVRRNLLRRRLQAALLQLRERLRPGFDGLLTVKTGIDLNTSTAEFLQELEDLLTRAEIIHGRQ; encoded by the coding sequence TTGGCTCTGCCTCGTTGCCATCGGCTGCGACAACGCGATCGCTTTCCAGCACTGTATCGAGGGGGTCGAAAACTTTCGACGCCCTCGCTTTTGTTTCGCTGGCTTCCCCAGCCTGAATCAAGCGCATCCAGTCGGTTTGCGATTGTGGTCAGCCTGAAAGTGCACAAGCGAGCGGTGCGTCGTAATCTCCTGCGACGCCGACTACAAGCGGCTTTGCTGCAACTGCGCGAGCGCCTGCGACCAGGCTTTGATGGCTTGCTCACCGTCAAGACGGGGATTGACCTCAACACCAGCACGGCTGAGTTTTTGCAAGAATTAGAAGACCTTTTAACTCGGGCAGAGATTATCCATGGCCGTCAATGA
- a CDS encoding PH domain-containing protein — translation MAVNEEVFYEGGPHKGDLILNLLIGLTLVGLPLAVGAIVRALWLRFRITNRRITVTGGWQGRERSEIIYSEIADLVSIPRGLGFWGDICLILKDRSRLEMRSVPNYRGVVEFIKTQMAAKQAKTVTAA, via the coding sequence ATGGCCGTCAATGAAGAAGTGTTCTACGAAGGTGGGCCCCACAAAGGCGACCTGATTTTGAACCTGCTGATTGGGCTAACACTCGTTGGCCTTCCCTTGGCTGTGGGCGCGATCGTGCGGGCGCTGTGGTTGCGCTTTCGGATTACTAATCGCCGGATTACCGTCACCGGTGGCTGGCAGGGGCGTGAACGTAGTGAGATTATCTACTCCGAAATTGCCGATCTAGTCAGCATTCCCCGTGGTTTGGGCTTCTGGGGCGATATCTGCTTGATCCTCAAGGATCGCTCTCGCCTCGAAATGCGATCGGTGCCCAACTATCGTGGCGTTGTCGAGTTCATCAAAACCCAGATGGCTGCGAAGCAAGCAAAAACAGTGACGGCTGCTTAA